One segment of Tachyglossus aculeatus isolate mTacAcu1 chromosome 16, mTacAcu1.pri, whole genome shotgun sequence DNA contains the following:
- the IL22RA1 gene encoding interleukin-22 receptor subunit alpha-1 isoform X2, producing the protein MRRLLALLAFWAVTESSEANGPELLKHLRFHSTNFENILIWERGKNSTPETVFSVAYSIYGTKRWQEKGGCQNMTSQSCNLTGETGNICEYYYARVTALTESGLSASFKTHRFNPKTETELKPPDVTFDPGVDSIRFILGPSLTLARDPSGSPLALEDIFPNLLYHLRININQTHHMIKEGKEKEYVFPGLAPDTEYSGTVGILIPNLAKHSPTHKFSVRTLPDRTWTYYFSGMSLFTMGFLVAVACFVTYKYINKHMQQPRVLDLQKVLTYHPLKFTREHVLTPVCDLAPPATPAPPGPHPDLKEASKTPQGLPSCPETTYVERDSDHAGLAPLRKSPSPQPYTRRPSLPLTPPPPFYGVCVVGVECDGQGSPLPQKHTRDEPGLRLQVRAPAAGWFPKSIQERRMAVPGGDRQHRDDPRIFPLDLDLRVQALGLRRDWQEVSLPLLHPPWTPAGGGGLELEARGYLQRQNLAPASLLSSVQVDGDPEAEEPGPERWHLLSSLVGPQSDLGPGGPPGGEGIPGSGPGPGEAGALDWLFRDLDLTVQWDS; encoded by the exons AGTCCTCAGAGGCGAACGGCCCAGAGTTGCTCAAACACCTCAGATTCCACTCGACCAACTTTGAAAACATCCTGATATGGGAACGTGGCAAAAACAGCACCCCGGAAACCGTCTTCAGCGTCGCCTATTCCAT CTATGGAACGAAGCGGTGGCAGGAGAAAGGGGGCTGCCAAAACATGACTTCTCAATCGTGCAACCTGACGGGGGAGACCGGAAACATCTGCGAGTACTACTACGCCCGAGTGACGGCCCTCACCGAGAGCGGCCTGTCAGCCTCCTTCAAGACGCACAGGTTCAACCCGAAAACTGAGA ccGAGCTGAAGCCTCCGGACGTGACCTTCGACCCCGGCGTGGACTCGATTCGGTTCATCCTGGGCCCGTCCCTCACGCTGGCCAGGGACCCGAGCGGCTCCCCGCTGGCTCTGGAGGACATCTTCCCCAACCTGCTCTACCACCTGAGGATAAACATCAACCAGACCCACCACATG atcaaggaggggaaggagaaagaatacGTATTTCCCGGTTTGGCCCCCGACACGGAGTATAGCGGCACCGTGGGCATTCTGATCCCCAACTTAGCCAAGCACAGCCCGACCCACAAATTCAGTGTGAGGACTCTACCAG ACCGAACCTGGACCTACTATTTCTCCGGAATGTCCCTGTTCACCATGGGATTCCTCGTCGCCgtggcctgttttgtgacctacaAGTACATCAACAAGCACATGCAGCAGCCCCGTGTCTTG GACCTGCAGAAGGTTCTGACGTACCACCCGCTGAAGTTCACCCGGGAGCACGTCCTCACCCCGGTCTGTGACCTCGCCCCGCCGGCCACCCCTGCTCCCCCAGGGCCGCACCCCGATCTGAAGGAGGCCTCCAAGACGCCCCAGGGTTTGCCCAGCTGCCCGGAGACCACCTACGTCGAGCGGGACTCCGACCACGCCGGCCTGGCCCCTTTGCGGAAGAGcccgtccccccagccctacaCCCGGCGGCCCTCTCTGCCGCTCACCCCGCCGCCCCCTTTCTACGGGGTGTGCGTGGTGGGCGTCGAGTGCGACGGCCAAGGGTCGCCTCTCCCCCAGAAACACACCCGGGACGAACCAGGCCTCCGGCTCCAGGTTCGGGCTCCGGCAGCCGGGTggttccccaaatccatccaggaGAGGCGGATGGCCGTCCCCGGGGGTGACCGTCAGCACCGGGATGACCCGCGTATATTCCCGCTAGACCTGGATTTGCGTGTCCAGGCCTTGGGGCTGCGGAGGGACTGGCAGGAGGTCAGCCTGCCCCTCCTCCACCCGCCGTGGACcccggccgggggtgggggactgGAGTTGGAGGCCCGGGGCTACCTCCAGCGCCAGAACCTGGCCCCGGCCTCCCTCCTCTCGTCCGTTCAAGTGGACGGCGACCCCGAAGCGGAAGAGCCTGGGCCGGAGCGCTGGCATCTGCTCAGCTCCCTGGTGGGTCCCCAAAGCGATCTGGGCCCAGGGGGGCCGCCGGGCGGCGAGGGGATCCCCGGCTCCGGCCCAGGACCGGGAGAGGCCGGAGCCCTGGACTGGTTGTTCAGAGACTTGGACCTCACGGTGCAGTGGGATTCCTGA
- the IL22RA1 gene encoding interleukin-22 receptor subunit alpha-1 isoform X1, which yields MRRLLALLAFWAVTESSEANGPELLKHLRFHSTNFENILIWERGKNSTPETVFSVAYSIYGTKRWQEKGGCQNMTSQSCNLTGETGNICEYYYARVTALTESGLSASFKTHRFNPKTETELKPPDVTFDPGVDSIRFILGPSLTLARDPSGSPLALEDIFPNLLYHLRININQTHHMIKEGKEKEYVFPGLAPDTEYSGTVGILIPNLAKHSPTHKFSVRTLPDRTWTYYFSGMSLFTMGFLVAVACFVTYKYINKHMQQPRVLQDLQKVLTYHPLKFTREHVLTPVCDLAPPATPAPPGPHPDLKEASKTPQGLPSCPETTYVERDSDHAGLAPLRKSPSPQPYTRRPSLPLTPPPPFYGVCVVGVECDGQGSPLPQKHTRDEPGLRLQVRAPAAGWFPKSIQERRMAVPGGDRQHRDDPRIFPLDLDLRVQALGLRRDWQEVSLPLLHPPWTPAGGGGLELEARGYLQRQNLAPASLLSSVQVDGDPEAEEPGPERWHLLSSLVGPQSDLGPGGPPGGEGIPGSGPGPGEAGALDWLFRDLDLTVQWDS from the exons AGTCCTCAGAGGCGAACGGCCCAGAGTTGCTCAAACACCTCAGATTCCACTCGACCAACTTTGAAAACATCCTGATATGGGAACGTGGCAAAAACAGCACCCCGGAAACCGTCTTCAGCGTCGCCTATTCCAT CTATGGAACGAAGCGGTGGCAGGAGAAAGGGGGCTGCCAAAACATGACTTCTCAATCGTGCAACCTGACGGGGGAGACCGGAAACATCTGCGAGTACTACTACGCCCGAGTGACGGCCCTCACCGAGAGCGGCCTGTCAGCCTCCTTCAAGACGCACAGGTTCAACCCGAAAACTGAGA ccGAGCTGAAGCCTCCGGACGTGACCTTCGACCCCGGCGTGGACTCGATTCGGTTCATCCTGGGCCCGTCCCTCACGCTGGCCAGGGACCCGAGCGGCTCCCCGCTGGCTCTGGAGGACATCTTCCCCAACCTGCTCTACCACCTGAGGATAAACATCAACCAGACCCACCACATG atcaaggaggggaaggagaaagaatacGTATTTCCCGGTTTGGCCCCCGACACGGAGTATAGCGGCACCGTGGGCATTCTGATCCCCAACTTAGCCAAGCACAGCCCGACCCACAAATTCAGTGTGAGGACTCTACCAG ACCGAACCTGGACCTACTATTTCTCCGGAATGTCCCTGTTCACCATGGGATTCCTCGTCGCCgtggcctgttttgtgacctacaAGTACATCAACAAGCACATGCAGCAGCCCCGTGTCTTG CAGGACCTGCAGAAGGTTCTGACGTACCACCCGCTGAAGTTCACCCGGGAGCACGTCCTCACCCCGGTCTGTGACCTCGCCCCGCCGGCCACCCCTGCTCCCCCAGGGCCGCACCCCGATCTGAAGGAGGCCTCCAAGACGCCCCAGGGTTTGCCCAGCTGCCCGGAGACCACCTACGTCGAGCGGGACTCCGACCACGCCGGCCTGGCCCCTTTGCGGAAGAGcccgtccccccagccctacaCCCGGCGGCCCTCTCTGCCGCTCACCCCGCCGCCCCCTTTCTACGGGGTGTGCGTGGTGGGCGTCGAGTGCGACGGCCAAGGGTCGCCTCTCCCCCAGAAACACACCCGGGACGAACCAGGCCTCCGGCTCCAGGTTCGGGCTCCGGCAGCCGGGTggttccccaaatccatccaggaGAGGCGGATGGCCGTCCCCGGGGGTGACCGTCAGCACCGGGATGACCCGCGTATATTCCCGCTAGACCTGGATTTGCGTGTCCAGGCCTTGGGGCTGCGGAGGGACTGGCAGGAGGTCAGCCTGCCCCTCCTCCACCCGCCGTGGACcccggccgggggtgggggactgGAGTTGGAGGCCCGGGGCTACCTCCAGCGCCAGAACCTGGCCCCGGCCTCCCTCCTCTCGTCCGTTCAAGTGGACGGCGACCCCGAAGCGGAAGAGCCTGGGCCGGAGCGCTGGCATCTGCTCAGCTCCCTGGTGGGTCCCCAAAGCGATCTGGGCCCAGGGGGGCCGCCGGGCGGCGAGGGGATCCCCGGCTCCGGCCCAGGACCGGGAGAGGCCGGAGCCCTGGACTGGTTGTTCAGAGACTTGGACCTCACGGTGCAGTGGGATTCCTGA